A stretch of the Aphis gossypii isolate Hap1 chromosome 2, ASM2018417v2, whole genome shotgun sequence genome encodes the following:
- the LOC114120356 gene encoding nuclear envelope integral membrane protein 1, whose product MMTFKIGFLFLTFIALVHSLPNSMVYPINAGDTKNCCSSFERMYSLPPIYCYAGNDKSILNVFQTITVDLIIEKTDDFIIYQAVDQYTVEKQMLSDEAILSLNKIISYIWKRKDFKLDPFQPSCFSIKTNADFKIKIHSTALDIRRLAMFIVGIFLFGYSARLSHNSLFYYLCGITVGVTASFVIIILLISRLIPKKKMMVGYLGASCMLSLYAIQMLIENLNMILMLYYKYILGYIVFSMLVSFVVCYRYGPVTNPRSIDLIRWTLQIIGLALVVSCSFHIEAMVFVDILSVILYYTKFSLPFGLFPKSKPKIRLLSEDEYIQQSLIETPKALEELRKYCKSPNCDSWKVVSRLRDPKKFAEFMETSAHVSADAVDEHEKELEDYDTEYNDESISDDDNSSEDIKKLEYSSDSE is encoded by the exons atgatgacATTTAAGATTGGCTTCTTATTTCTCACATTCATAGCTTTAGTTCATTCACTACCAAACA GTATGGTATATCCAATCAATGCAGGAGatacaaaaaattgttgttcTTCGTTTGAAAGAATGTACTCATTACCCCCAATCTATTGCTATGCAGGaaatgataaaagtatacttaatgtttttcaaacaattacg gtggatttaataattgaaaaaactgaCGACTTCATTATATATCAAGCAGTAGATCAGTATACAGTTGAAAAACAAATGCTATCTGATGAAgctatattatctttaaacaaaataatatcctaTATTTGGAAACGAAAGGATTTCAAACTAGATCCATTTCAGCCATCTTGTTTTAGTATCAAAACAAATgccgattttaaaataaaaattcactcTACcg caTTAGATATTAGAAGATTGGCAATGTTTATCGTTGGTATTTTTCTATTTGGGTATTCAGCTAGATTAAGCCataattcattgttttattacttGTGTGGTATTACAGTAGGTGTAACTGCTTCAtttgtgattataatattactcatcAGTCGATTAATCCCtaaa aaaaaaatgatggTGGGATATTTAGGTGCAAGTTGTATGTTAAGTCTTTATGCTATTCAAATGTTGATCGAAAATCTCAATATGATattgatgttatattataagtatatattggGGTATATTGTTTTCTCTATGTTGGTCAGTTTTGTGGTTTGCTATAGATATGGACCAGTAACAAATCCAAGATCCATCGACCTCATAAGATGGACATTACAA attATTGGTTTGGCTTTGGTTGTATCTTGTAGCTTTCATATAGAAGCTATGGTTTTTGTGgatattttaagtgttataCTCTACTACACAAAGTTTTCACTTCCTTTTGG ATTATTTCCTAAAAGTAAACcaaaaatacgattattatcTGAAGATGAGTATATACAACAATCATTGATTGAAACACCTAAAGCACTAGAAGAACtgagaaaatattgtaaaagtcCAAATTGTGATTCATGGAAGGTTGTGAGCAGATTACGCGATCCTAAAAA ATTTGCAGAATTCATGGAAACATCAGCTCATGTCAGTGCAGATGCAGTCGATGAGCACGAAAAAGAATTGGAAGATTATGATACAGAATACAATGATGAATCAATTTCAGATGATGATAATTCTTCTgaggatataaaaaaattagagtaCTCAAGTGatagtgaataa